The proteins below are encoded in one region of Phaseolus vulgaris cultivar G19833 chromosome 1, P. vulgaris v2.0, whole genome shotgun sequence:
- the LOC137815175 gene encoding lanC-like protein GCL1 produces MTSSVVEGGSEKPKRQPSDFIAETMNLTAENLSLTTETFFRAASSLKDKVVEETWNRRDQVVDPTVYSGLLGTAFTCLRSYQVTGCRNDLLLCRDIVDTCVTAARASLRHVTFLCGSGGVYSLGAVVANYMGDLGKRDLFLALFIEVAKEKALPVGPEEGGFGMSYDLLYGRAGFLWGALFLNKHLGEESVPKDILIPIIDAVLAGGRAGASDIKNCPLMYRWHGTRYLGAANGLAGILHVLLHFPLPTEDAEDVKGTLRYLMSKRFPHSGNYPSSEGNPRDKLVQWGHGATGMAITLSKAAQVFPNDRELRDAAIEAGEVVWKSGLVKKVGLADGVSGNAYAFLSLYQLTKESIYLERAKSFASFLYDNAKSLAPSNGYSLFQGLAGTACLWFDLHAPQNSRFPGYEL; encoded by the exons ATGACGTCCTCAGTAGTCGAAGGTGGAAGCGAAAAGCCCAAACGCCAACCCTCTGATTTCATTGCCGAAACCATGAATCTGACGGCTGAAAACCTTTCACTCACCACTGAAACATTCTTCAGAGCAGCAAGTTCCCTCAAGGACAAg GTTGTGGAGGAAACTTGGAACCGGAGAGACCAGGTGGTTGACCCGACGGTGTATTCGGGACTGTTGGGCACTGCCTTCACTTGTTTGCGGTCGTACCAGGTTACCGGTTGCCGGAACGACTTGCTGTTATGCAGAGATATCGTTGACACGTGTGTCACCGCTGCACGTGCCTCCCTCAG ACACGTGACTTTTTTATGCGGTAGTGGAGGCGTTTATTCGCTTGGTGCCGTCGTTGCCAATTACATGGGGGACCTTGGAAAGCGTGACTTGTTTTTGGCTCTGTTCATTGAG GTGGCAAAAGAGAAAGCCCTACCAGTAGGACCAGAGGAAGGTGGTTTTGGAATGTCATATGATCTTCTGTATGGACGTGCTGGATTCTTATGGGGTGCATTATTCCTAAACAAGCACTTAGGAGAAGAATCAGTGCCAAAGGACATTCTTATACCTATTATTGATGCAGTGTTGGCTGGTGGTAGAGCAGGAGCATCTGATATTAAAAACTGTCCATTGATGTATAGATGGCATGGAACCAGGTACCTTGGTGCAGCAAATGGCCTTGCTGGTATCCTTCATGTGCTGCTTCATTTTCCACTTCCCACTGAGGATGCTGAGGATGTCAAGGGAACTTTGAGGTACCTCATGAGTAAGCGTTTTCCTCACAGTGGCAACTACCCCTCCAGTGAAGGGAATCCAAGGGACAAGTTAGTGCAATGGGGTCATGGTGCAACTGGCATGGCCATCACTTTGTCCAAAGCAGCACAA GTGTTTCCTAATGACAGAGAACTTCGAGATGCTGCAATAGAAGCAGGGGAAGTTGTGTGGAAAAGTGGATTGGTGAAGAAGGTGGGACTTGCAGATGGGGTATCTGGAAATGCCTATGCCTTCCTTTCCCTATACCAACTCACTAAAGAGAGCATTTACTTAGAGAGAGCAAAATCATTCGCTTCCTTCTTGTATGACAATGCAAAATCTCTGGCTCCTTCCAATGGCTACTCTCTCTTCCAAGGTCTTGCTGGAACAGCATGCCTCTGGTTTGATCTGCATGCACCCCAAAACTCTAGGTTCCCAGGTTATGAACTATAG
- the LOC137815172 gene encoding uncharacterized protein isoform X2: MGRGKGGKSRTQRKHFQESRENVWNSKRARSDSDPIPFSNPFATQNLAFDHYYKEQRIVSSQEWDAFEQLLRTPLPAAFRINSTSLFCADIRSQLENDFAHSLQAEVVEGDDTAAILPLPWYPENLAWHSNFSRKQLRKNQTLRRFHEFLKVENEIGNITRQEAVSMVPPLFLDVHSNHFVLDMCAAPGSKTFQLLEILHHSTKVGSLPDGMVIANDLDIQRCNLLIHQTKRMCTANLIVTNHEAQHFPGCLLKKHYDKMELDQPAQLLFDRVLCDVPCSGDGTLRKAPDLWRKWNTGTGNGLHNLQVLIAMRGVSLLKVGGRMIYSTCSMNPIENEAVVAEVLRRCEGSIELVDVSSQCPQLTRRPGLRRWRVCDKGKWFISSKDVPKSHRNVVLPSMFPNGGSYQDVGDSNSNIIIDGDINTDDVKGHTEEDVQAVENPVMLEFTEEDSDSPLERCMRLVPHDQNTGAFFIAVLQKVSDLPAIQVKPRKEVGKQVGAANQGNEDAQELHVNPLESIPEGISEANIKESEPNKIDLKVNSVTCEEEDFKEVQDPGGVEIITKNTPGKRKLQFQGKWRGIDPVVFFKDEGVINSIKEFYGIDDQFPFNGHLVTRNSDTSHVKRIYYISKSVKDVLELNFSAGQQLKITSVGLKVFERQTSCEGRSAQCSFRITSEGLPLLLPHISKQILRASAIDFKHLLQYRAVKFADFVDAKFGESAANLMPGCCVIVLGEGSRAATGTLQVDESTVAIGCWKGRASLTVMVGALECQELLQRLLMRLDTLTQKDSSMHEDQPSDTNGDEAQVANGKNEDVEVTGC; the protein is encoded by the exons ATGGGGAGAGGAAAAGGAGGGAAGAGTCGCACTCAAAGAAAGCATTTCCAAGAGAGCAGAGAGAATGTGTGGAACTCGAAACGTGCTCGATCAGATTCAGATCCTATTCCTTTCTCCAACCCCTTCGCTACTCAGAACCTCGCTTTCGATCACTATTACAAG gAACAGCGAATCGTGTCATCGCAAGAATGGGATGCATTCGAGCAACTTCTCAGAACTCCTTTGCCCGCAGCATTCAGGATCAATTCCAC TAGCCTGTTTTGTGCGGATATTCGGTCTCAACTAGAGAATGATTTTGCGCACTCACTTCAGGCTGAG GTTGTGGAAGGGGATGATACAGCGGCTATTTTACCTTTGCCATGGTATCCTGAGAATCTTGCATGGCATTCGAATTTTTCGCGTAAGCAGCTCAGGAAGAATCAAACACTTCGGAG GTTTCATGAATTCTTAAAGGTAGAAAATGAAATTGGAAATATTACGAGACAGGAAGCTGTCAGCATG GTACCTCCCTTGTTTTTGGATGTACATTCAAATCATTTTGTACTTGATA TGTGTGCAGCGCCTGGTTCAAAAACATTTCAATTGCTTGAGATTTTACACCATTCAACTAAAGTAGGATCTCTGCCCGATGGAATG GTTATAGCAAATGATCTAGATATCCAAAGATGTAATCTTCTCATTCACCAAACAAAACGGATGTGCACAGCCAACCTAATTGTCACCAATCATGAAGCTCAACACTTCCCAGGATGTCTCTTGAAAAAACATTATGATAAAATGGAGCTAGATCAACCAGCCCAGTTATTATTTGATCGTGTTCTGTGCGATGTCCCATGCAGCGGAGATGGCACCCTTCGTAAGGCCCCTGATCTTTGGAGGAAATG GAACACAGGGACTGGAAATGGCCTTCATAACCTACAAGTTCTAATTGCAATGCGAg GTGTATCTTTACTTAAAGTTGGTGGAAGAATGATTTATTCAACCTGCTCAATGAATCCTATTGAGAATGAAGCGGTTGTTGCAGAG GTTTTGCGAAGGTGTGAAGGGTCCATTGAACTTGTAGATGTCTCTAGTCAATGTCCCCAACTCACTCGTCGACCAGGTCTTAGGAGATGGAGG GTATGCGACAAGGGGAAGTGGTTTATCTCTAGCAAAGATGTTCCCAAGTCTCATAGAAATGTAGTTCTTCCCAGCATGTTTCCAAATGGCGGAAGCTATCAGGATGTTG GTGATAGTAATAGTAATATCATCATTGACGGTGATATTAATACTGATGATGTTAAGGGACATACTGAAGAAGATGTTCAAGCAGTGGAGAATCCTGTGATGCTCGAATTTACTGAGGAAGATTCTGATTCCCCACTAGAGCGGTGCATGAGGCTTGTGCCTCATGATCAGAATACTGGAGCCTTCTTTATTGCTGTTCTGCAGAAAGTTTCTGATCTTCCTG CAATCCAGGTAAAACCTAGAAAAGAAGTTGGGAAACAAGTTGGCGCAGCAAACCAGGGCAATGAGGATGCACAAGAACTGCATGTTAATCCATTGGAAAGTATTCCTGAAGGAATTTCAGAGGCTAATATAAAAGAAAGTGAACCAAATAAAATAGATTTGAAAGTTAATTCTGTTACATGTGAAGAAGAGGATTTCAAGGAAGTTCAAGATCCCGGCGGTGTAGAAATCATAACAAAGAATACTCCAGGCAAAAGGAAACTGCAGTTTCAAGGCAAATGGAGAGGCATTGACCCTGTTGTCTTCTTCAAAGACGAAGGAGTTATTAACAGCATAAAGGAATTTTATGGTATTGATGATCAATTTCCATTTAATGGTCACCTTGTAACAAGAAACAGTGATACAAGTCATGTGAAAAGAATTTACTATATATCCAAGTCAGTCAAAGATGTTCTGGAGTTGAACTTCTCAGCGGGGCAGCAACTTAAAATAACTTCTGTTGGCCTGAAGGTTTTT GAAAGACAAACTTCATGTGAAGGAAGATCTGCACAATGTTCTTTCCGGATCACTTCTGAAGGATTGCCCCTTCTTCTCCCTCACATTTCCAAACAGATTCTACGTGCATCTGCCATAGATTTCAAGCATCTTCTGCAGTACAGAGCTGTAAAATTTGCAGATTTTGTCGATGCCAAGTTCGGAGAAAGTGCTGCAAACCTAATGCCCGGCTGTTGCGTGATAGTTCTGGGTGAAG GGAGCAGAGCTGCTACAGGGACCCTCCAAGTGGACGAGTCAACTGTAGCCATTGGGTGCTGGAAGGGTAGAGCAAGTTTGACTGTGATGGTTGGTGCATTGGAATGCCAAGAACTGCTCCAAAGGCTTTTAATGCGTCTAGATACACTAACACAAAAGGACTCCTCCATGCATGAGGACCAACCGTCTGATACCAATGGAGATGAAGCACAAGTGGCAAACGGTAAAAACGAAGATGTGGAAGTTACTGGGTGTTAG
- the LOC137815172 gene encoding uncharacterized protein isoform X1: MGRGKGGKSRTQRKHFQESRENVWNSKRARSDSDPIPFSNPFATQNLAFDHYYKEQRIVSSQEWDAFEQLLRTPLPAAFRINSTSLFCADIRSQLENDFAHSLQAEVVEGDDTAAILPLPWYPENLAWHSNFSRKQLRKNQTLRRFHEFLKVENEIGNITRQEAVSMVPPLFLDVHSNHFVLDMCAAPGSKTFQLLEILHHSTKVGSLPDGMVIANDLDIQRCNLLIHQTKRMCTANLIVTNHEAQHFPGCLLKKHYDKMELDQPAQLLFDRVLCDVPCSGDGTLRKAPDLWRKWNTGTGNGLHNLQVLIAMRGVSLLKVGGRMIYSTCSMNPIENEAVVAEVLRRCEGSIELVDVSSQCPQLTRRPGLRRWRVCDKGKWFISSKDVPKSHRNVVLPSMFPNGGSYQDVGDSNSNIIIEGDSNSNIIIDGDINTDDVKGHTEEDVQAVENPVMLEFTEEDSDSPLERCMRLVPHDQNTGAFFIAVLQKVSDLPAIQVKPRKEVGKQVGAANQGNEDAQELHVNPLESIPEGISEANIKESEPNKIDLKVNSVTCEEEDFKEVQDPGGVEIITKNTPGKRKLQFQGKWRGIDPVVFFKDEGVINSIKEFYGIDDQFPFNGHLVTRNSDTSHVKRIYYISKSVKDVLELNFSAGQQLKITSVGLKVFERQTSCEGRSAQCSFRITSEGLPLLLPHISKQILRASAIDFKHLLQYRAVKFADFVDAKFGESAANLMPGCCVIVLGEGSRAATGTLQVDESTVAIGCWKGRASLTVMVGALECQELLQRLLMRLDTLTQKDSSMHEDQPSDTNGDEAQVANGKNEDVEVTGC, translated from the exons ATGGGGAGAGGAAAAGGAGGGAAGAGTCGCACTCAAAGAAAGCATTTCCAAGAGAGCAGAGAGAATGTGTGGAACTCGAAACGTGCTCGATCAGATTCAGATCCTATTCCTTTCTCCAACCCCTTCGCTACTCAGAACCTCGCTTTCGATCACTATTACAAG gAACAGCGAATCGTGTCATCGCAAGAATGGGATGCATTCGAGCAACTTCTCAGAACTCCTTTGCCCGCAGCATTCAGGATCAATTCCAC TAGCCTGTTTTGTGCGGATATTCGGTCTCAACTAGAGAATGATTTTGCGCACTCACTTCAGGCTGAG GTTGTGGAAGGGGATGATACAGCGGCTATTTTACCTTTGCCATGGTATCCTGAGAATCTTGCATGGCATTCGAATTTTTCGCGTAAGCAGCTCAGGAAGAATCAAACACTTCGGAG GTTTCATGAATTCTTAAAGGTAGAAAATGAAATTGGAAATATTACGAGACAGGAAGCTGTCAGCATG GTACCTCCCTTGTTTTTGGATGTACATTCAAATCATTTTGTACTTGATA TGTGTGCAGCGCCTGGTTCAAAAACATTTCAATTGCTTGAGATTTTACACCATTCAACTAAAGTAGGATCTCTGCCCGATGGAATG GTTATAGCAAATGATCTAGATATCCAAAGATGTAATCTTCTCATTCACCAAACAAAACGGATGTGCACAGCCAACCTAATTGTCACCAATCATGAAGCTCAACACTTCCCAGGATGTCTCTTGAAAAAACATTATGATAAAATGGAGCTAGATCAACCAGCCCAGTTATTATTTGATCGTGTTCTGTGCGATGTCCCATGCAGCGGAGATGGCACCCTTCGTAAGGCCCCTGATCTTTGGAGGAAATG GAACACAGGGACTGGAAATGGCCTTCATAACCTACAAGTTCTAATTGCAATGCGAg GTGTATCTTTACTTAAAGTTGGTGGAAGAATGATTTATTCAACCTGCTCAATGAATCCTATTGAGAATGAAGCGGTTGTTGCAGAG GTTTTGCGAAGGTGTGAAGGGTCCATTGAACTTGTAGATGTCTCTAGTCAATGTCCCCAACTCACTCGTCGACCAGGTCTTAGGAGATGGAGG GTATGCGACAAGGGGAAGTGGTTTATCTCTAGCAAAGATGTTCCCAAGTCTCATAGAAATGTAGTTCTTCCCAGCATGTTTCCAAATGGCGGAAGCTATCAGGATGTTGGTGATAGTAATAGTAATATCATCATTGAAGGTGATAGTAATAGTAATATCATCATTGACGGTGATATTAATACTGATGATGTTAAGGGACATACTGAAGAAGATGTTCAAGCAGTGGAGAATCCTGTGATGCTCGAATTTACTGAGGAAGATTCTGATTCCCCACTAGAGCGGTGCATGAGGCTTGTGCCTCATGATCAGAATACTGGAGCCTTCTTTATTGCTGTTCTGCAGAAAGTTTCTGATCTTCCTG CAATCCAGGTAAAACCTAGAAAAGAAGTTGGGAAACAAGTTGGCGCAGCAAACCAGGGCAATGAGGATGCACAAGAACTGCATGTTAATCCATTGGAAAGTATTCCTGAAGGAATTTCAGAGGCTAATATAAAAGAAAGTGAACCAAATAAAATAGATTTGAAAGTTAATTCTGTTACATGTGAAGAAGAGGATTTCAAGGAAGTTCAAGATCCCGGCGGTGTAGAAATCATAACAAAGAATACTCCAGGCAAAAGGAAACTGCAGTTTCAAGGCAAATGGAGAGGCATTGACCCTGTTGTCTTCTTCAAAGACGAAGGAGTTATTAACAGCATAAAGGAATTTTATGGTATTGATGATCAATTTCCATTTAATGGTCACCTTGTAACAAGAAACAGTGATACAAGTCATGTGAAAAGAATTTACTATATATCCAAGTCAGTCAAAGATGTTCTGGAGTTGAACTTCTCAGCGGGGCAGCAACTTAAAATAACTTCTGTTGGCCTGAAGGTTTTT GAAAGACAAACTTCATGTGAAGGAAGATCTGCACAATGTTCTTTCCGGATCACTTCTGAAGGATTGCCCCTTCTTCTCCCTCACATTTCCAAACAGATTCTACGTGCATCTGCCATAGATTTCAAGCATCTTCTGCAGTACAGAGCTGTAAAATTTGCAGATTTTGTCGATGCCAAGTTCGGAGAAAGTGCTGCAAACCTAATGCCCGGCTGTTGCGTGATAGTTCTGGGTGAAG GGAGCAGAGCTGCTACAGGGACCCTCCAAGTGGACGAGTCAACTGTAGCCATTGGGTGCTGGAAGGGTAGAGCAAGTTTGACTGTGATGGTTGGTGCATTGGAATGCCAAGAACTGCTCCAAAGGCTTTTAATGCGTCTAGATACACTAACACAAAAGGACTCCTCCATGCATGAGGACCAACCGTCTGATACCAATGGAGATGAAGCACAAGTGGCAAACGGTAAAAACGAAGATGTGGAAGTTACTGGGTGTTAG